The Coffea arabica cultivar ET-39 chromosome 9e, Coffea Arabica ET-39 HiFi, whole genome shotgun sequence genome has a window encoding:
- the LOC140014721 gene encoding uncharacterized protein has translation MEELPSVLWSYRTTPRSATQETPFSLTYGSEAVVPAELITPNPRMAAYAAEVNEEERRVDLDLAEEKRDMAAAKVAIYKNILTGYYNARVKHLRFSPGDLVLRKNSVSRAEPQEKLNPKWEGPYRVIESSQNGYCKLAYRDGSRVPRTWHAENLKLYYP, from the coding sequence ATGGAAGAGCTCCCCAGCGTGCTGTGGTCCTACCGAACCACGCCGAGGTCAGCAACTCAAGAAACACCGTTCTCTCTAACTTATGGATCCGAGGCTGTCGTTCCGGCCGAGCTCATCACTCCCAACCCGCGAATGGCCGCGTACGCTGCCGAGGTCAACGAAGAGGAGCGACGGGTTGATCTCGACCTCGCCGAGGAGAAGCGCGATATGGCTGCGGCCAAAGTTGctatttataaaaatatcctAACTGGTTATTACAATGCTCGGGTCAAACACCTAAGGTTCAGTCCAGGAGACCTGGTACTCCGGAAGAATTCGGTTAGCCGAGCTGAACCCCAGGAAAAACTTAACCCCAAGTGGGAGGGACCCTACCGTGTTATTGAGTCCAGCCAAAATGGATATTGTAAACTGGCTTACCGAGATGGTTCGCGTGTGCCCCGAACTTGGCATGCTGAGAACCTTAAGTTGTATTACCCTTGA
- the LOC113710609 gene encoding uncharacterized protein has product MRSEEVAEEDVGWKDCRSEKAKRQSSEVISNFERYDVTPDTSDTWEGCSDTPPEPDRCPLTSHKDRGLTQSTGKKNNGAGSEPEASVADPALPEIITAPQKLSSQSTNQLQQLSTSQPHLGISSAEPPMQRQIFLPIFQQSQTDGDWGRVASAKVDQISNQSPNHEWCEYLFTAIFIICEEEARKALESALGGKKTEFEKWDKELKRREQAGGGGNSGRGGWFRWFGGSDDDHFWEEAQQTSLTILGIIGMYLIIAKGDLMIAVVLNPLLFLLRGTRNGLTFLTTLVREKLNSVTNPSLRTVQQRQISAPVSARESVMKKWGSS; this is encoded by the exons ATGCGGAGTGAAGAAGTTGCTGAAGAAGATGTAGGTTGGAAAGATTGCCGAAGTGAAAAAGCAAAGAGACAGAGCTCTGAGGTGATTTCAAATTTTG AAAGGTACGATGTGACTCCTGACACATCTGACACCTGGGAAGGCTGCTCTGACACGCCGCCTGAACCTGACAGATGTCCCCTCACATCTCATAAAGATCG GGGATTAACGCAGAGTACCGGGAAGAAAAACAATGGCGCAGGTTCTGAGCCAGAGGCCTCCGTTGCCGACCCTGCACTACCGGAAATCATCACCGCCCCGCAAAAACTCAGCTCGCAATCAACTAACCAGCTACAACAACTCAGCACGAGTCAACCCCACCTGGGCATCTCTTCAGCAGAGCCTCCAATGCAACGGCAGATTTTCTTGCCTATTTTCCAACAATCGCAAACAG ATGGAGACTGGGGGAGGGTGGCAAGTGCAAAAGTGGACCAGATTTCGAATCAAAGTCCAAACCATGAGTGGTGTGAATATTTGTTCACAGCAATATTTATCATATGCGAG GAGGAGGCTAGAAAAGCTTTAGAAAGTGCCCTTGGGGGAAAAAAGACTGAGTTTGAGAAATGGGACAAAGAACTTAAGCGAAGAGAACAGGCAGGTGGAGGAGGTAATTCTGGGAGAGGAGGTTGGTTTAGATGGTTTGGTGGGTCTGATGATGACCATTTCTGGGAAGAGGCGCAGCAGACTAGTCTCACAATTTTAGGTATTATTGGCATG TATCTGATTATTGCAAAGGGTGATCTGATGATTGCCGTTGTTCTCAATCCTTTGTTGTTTCTTCTGCGTGGAACAAGGAATGGGCTTACCTTCTTAACAACTCTAGTCAGGGAAAAGTTAAATTCAGTTACAAATCCTAGTCTTCGTACAGTTCAACAGAGGCAAATTTCTGCCCCCGTTTCTGCTAGAGAGAGTGTAATGAAGAAATGGGGAAGTAGTTGA
- the LOC113709241 gene encoding rho GDP-dissociation inhibitor 1-like, translating into MSLAVGVVSSSKSSSMGFDDNNNGDEKNGGTSPAPGTNAGKTAPVDPEIEQESVEKINRQMSESSIYTTEDEEDEDSDANIQLGPQFTLKELQEKDKDDESLRRWKEQLLGSVDINSVGETLDPEVRILSLAIKSPGRSDIFLPIPEDGKPGGPWFALKEGSRYSLEFTFQVNNNIVSGLKYTNTVWKTGIKVDSTKQMIGTFSPQAEPYTHKMPEETTPSGMFARGSYSARTKFLDDDNKCYLEINYTFEIKKEWQATNN; encoded by the exons ATGTCTTTGGCTGTTGGAGTTGTTTCAAGTTCCAAGAGTAGTAGCATGGGGTTTGATGATAATAACAATGGGGATGAGAAGAATGGGGGAACAAGTCCTGCTCCAGGAACTAATGCTGGTAAAACGGCGCCAGTTGACcctgagattgagcaagaatcTGTTGAAAAAATCAACAGGCAGATGAGTGAGAGCTCTATTTATACCACGGAAGACGAGGAGGATGAAGATTCTGATGCCAATATACAATTAGGCCCTCAATTTACCCTCAAAGAACTTCAAGAGAAGGATAAG GATGATGAGAGTTTGAGAAGGTGGAAGGAGCAACTCCTTGGGAGTGTTGATATCAATTCTGTTGGAG AGACTCTGGATCCTGAAGTGAGGATCTTAAGTCTTGCAATCAAGTCTCCTGGAAGATCTGATATTTTTCTTCCGATTCCTGAGGATGGAAAGCCAGGAGGGCCATGGTTTGCATTGAAAGAAGGCAGCCGTTACAGCCTCGAATTCACTTTCCAGGTCAACAATAACATAGTATCAGGcctcaaatacacaaatacagtTTGGAAAACTGGTATTAAAG TGGACAGTACAAAACAAATGATAGGAACCTTCAGTCCGCAGGCAGAACCTTACACACATAAAATGCCAGAAGAGACAACCCCTTCTGGCATGTTTGCAAGAGGATCATACTCAGCTCGAACAAAG TTTCTTGATGATGATAATAAGTGCTACTTGGAGATCAACTACACATTTGAAATCAAGAAAGAGTGGCAGGCAACCAATAATTGA